A stretch of the Thiomicrorhabdus indica genome encodes the following:
- the lon gene encoding endopeptidase La: MAMKMNVLVLPLRDVVLLPGNVMPLFVGREKSMKALQMAMDGEKEIFLIAQKEATLDSPLKEDLYPVGTMANILQLLKLPDGTVKVLVEGSKRYHLDALHEETDVLRGDISEFQSVEDSHEEVKLLIATLKSRFAHLAGLKKKIPSTVRESIKNEEHADRIVDLLTLHLEVSLADKQKILETASRSERLEKVLVLLETEVDLLQSEQRIAKRVKQQMDKTQREYYLNEKIKAINTELAGGDDTPNEMDLLAEKIESIGMPEPAVIKAKSELKKLKQMPSQSSEATVIRNYLDWLLEMPWKKRTRVNKDLKKAEKILDQQHYGLEKVKERIVEYLAVQKRVRKSKGPILCLVGPPGVGKTSLAKSIAEATNRKYVRMALGGVRDEAEIRGHRKTYVGALPGKIAQKMHSAGTKNPLFLLDEIDKMTSDMRGDPASALLEVLDPEQNHSFNDHYLEVDYDLSDVLFIATSNSMDIPEALLDRMEVINLAGYTEDEKMHIANEHLLSRAKKDHGLKKDELTVTDDAIKTIIQTYTREAGVRLLARELAKICRKAVKRIVTDNIDTPLSVTSEQLEDYLGVARHRIGLADKENRIGQVAGLAWTRVGGDLLRIEATAMPGKGKLVSTGQLGSVMQESVQAAMSVIRSRSDSLGLEKDFYEKFDLHIHFPEGAIKKDGPSAGIAICTAISSVFTGIPVRSDVAMTGEITLRGEVLPIGGLKEKLLAAIRGGIKKVLIPIDNVRDLSEISDEVKNSLEICPVQWVDEVIKHALVLEPKPLEQNREIVKDKTVFKEKDAENSEKLGSAHH; this comes from the coding sequence ATTGCAATGAAAATGAATGTTTTAGTGCTACCTCTACGAGATGTGGTACTTTTACCTGGAAATGTCATGCCATTGTTTGTTGGTCGTGAGAAGTCTATGAAAGCGCTTCAGATGGCAATGGATGGTGAAAAAGAAATCTTTTTGATAGCACAAAAGGAAGCAACACTGGACTCACCTTTGAAAGAAGATTTATATCCAGTCGGTACCATGGCCAATATTTTGCAACTTCTAAAGCTGCCAGACGGTACAGTCAAAGTTTTGGTAGAAGGTTCAAAGCGCTATCATTTGGATGCTCTGCATGAAGAAACAGATGTGTTACGCGGTGATATTTCTGAGTTTCAAAGTGTGGAAGATTCGCACGAAGAAGTAAAGTTACTGATTGCAACACTTAAGAGCCGTTTTGCCCATTTAGCAGGATTAAAAAAGAAAATTCCTAGTACGGTTCGTGAATCTATAAAAAATGAAGAACACGCAGATCGTATAGTTGACTTACTCACTTTGCATTTAGAAGTCTCTTTAGCGGATAAACAAAAAATTCTTGAAACGGCTTCACGAAGTGAACGATTAGAAAAAGTATTGGTTTTATTAGAGACTGAAGTTGATTTATTGCAGTCAGAGCAACGCATTGCAAAACGTGTTAAGCAACAAATGGATAAAACTCAGCGTGAGTATTATTTAAACGAAAAAATAAAAGCGATTAACACTGAACTTGCAGGAGGTGATGACACACCTAATGAAATGGATTTACTGGCTGAGAAAATTGAATCCATTGGAATGCCTGAACCTGCAGTCATAAAAGCAAAATCTGAATTAAAGAAATTAAAACAAATGCCTTCTCAGTCTTCAGAAGCAACAGTTATTCGAAACTACTTAGATTGGCTATTGGAAATGCCATGGAAAAAGCGTACTCGTGTTAATAAAGATTTAAAGAAGGCAGAAAAAATTCTTGACCAACAGCATTATGGTTTAGAAAAAGTTAAAGAAAGGATTGTTGAATACCTAGCGGTTCAAAAGCGCGTTCGAAAAAGTAAAGGCCCAATCCTGTGTTTAGTCGGACCACCAGGAGTAGGGAAAACCTCTTTAGCCAAGTCAATTGCCGAAGCAACCAATCGTAAATATGTCCGTATGGCGCTTGGTGGAGTTAGGGATGAAGCAGAAATCCGTGGACATAGAAAAACTTATGTCGGCGCATTACCGGGGAAAATAGCCCAAAAAATGCATTCTGCTGGGACAAAAAACCCTCTATTTTTGCTCGATGAAATTGACAAAATGACAAGTGACATGCGTGGCGATCCTGCTTCCGCGTTGTTAGAGGTTCTAGATCCTGAACAAAACCATAGCTTTAACGATCACTATCTTGAAGTGGATTATGATTTATCGGATGTTTTATTCATCGCAACGTCTAATTCCATGGATATTCCTGAGGCGCTTTTAGATCGAATGGAGGTCATTAACCTTGCTGGCTATACCGAGGATGAAAAAATGCACATTGCTAATGAGCATTTACTATCTCGTGCAAAAAAAGACCATGGTTTGAAAAAAGACGAATTAACTGTCACTGATGACGCGATTAAAACCATTATTCAAACCTATACTCGTGAAGCAGGTGTTCGTTTATTGGCTCGTGAATTGGCAAAAATTTGTCGCAAAGCTGTAAAAAGAATTGTTACAGATAATATTGATACGCCCTTAAGTGTTACCTCTGAACAGCTTGAAGACTATTTAGGAGTGGCAAGACATCGCATTGGATTAGCCGATAAAGAAAATCGAATTGGCCAAGTGGCAGGACTTGCATGGACTCGTGTTGGTGGTGATTTATTAAGAATTGAGGCAACAGCAATGCCGGGGAAAGGTAAGTTAGTTAGTACAGGACAATTAGGCTCCGTCATGCAAGAATCTGTTCAGGCAGCGATGAGCGTCATTCGTAGTCGTTCTGATTCATTAGGTCTCGAAAAAGATTTTTATGAAAAATTTGATTTACATATACATTTTCCAGAAGGTGCTATAAAAAAAGATGGTCCTAGTGCAGGGATTGCAATCTGTACAGCTATCAGTTCGGTATTTACGGGAATTCCCGTTCGTTCCGACGTTGCCATGACAGGAGAGATTACTTTACGAGGCGAAGTTTTACCTATCGGCGGACTTAAGGAAAAATTATTAGCAGCGATTCGAGGCGGTATTAAAAAAGTATTAATTCCTATTGATAATGTTCGTGACTTGAGTGAAATTTCAGATGAAGTTAAAAATTCATTAGAAATTTGCCCTGTACAGTGGGTTGATGAAGTCATCAAACACGCATTGGTTCTTGAACCAAAGCCTTTGGAACAAAATCGTGAAATTGTGAAAGATAAAACGGTCTTTAAGGAAAAAGACGCAGAAAATAGTGAGAAATTGGGTTCTGCTCATCATTAA
- a CDS encoding HU family DNA-binding protein: protein MNKSELVAAIAEEAGLTKADAGKALDATVKSITNAMASGDSIAIIGFGTFAVGERAARTGRNPQTGKEMQIPAAKVPKFKPGKSLKDAVNG, encoded by the coding sequence ATGAATAAATCTGAACTAGTCGCTGCAATTGCTGAAGAAGCTGGATTAACAAAAGCGGATGCAGGCAAAGCATTAGATGCAACGGTTAAATCAATTACAAATGCAATGGCATCTGGTGACTCAATTGCTATTATCGGTTTTGGTACTTTTGCGGTAGGTGAGCGCGCTGCACGTACAGGACGTAACCCTCAAACAGGTAAAGAAATGCAAATTCCTGCGGCTAAAGTTCCTAAATTTAAGCCAGGTAAATCACTTAAAGATGCTGTTAACGGATAA
- a CDS encoding enoyl-ACP reductase FabI has product MGFLSGKKALIIGVANNKSIAYGIAKQMREQGAEIALTYQTEKLKGRVEKVAEELGSELVLPLDVADDAQIDEVMAKIGQKWDGLDILVHSVAFAPREELEGRMIDASTREGFKIAHDISAYSLTACTKAAHKLLKKSNGSVLTVSYLGAERAVPNYNVMGIAKASLEATVRYLAADLGQDNIRVNAVSAGPIRTLAAAGIKDFRSMLDKAAQSTPLRRNVTIEEVGNTSAFLCSDLASGITGEVTYVDGGYNITASN; this is encoded by the coding sequence ATGGGATTCCTAAGTGGTAAAAAAGCGTTAATTATAGGTGTCGCTAACAATAAATCGATTGCGTATGGTATTGCAAAGCAGATGCGCGAACAAGGCGCTGAAATTGCCTTAACTTATCAAACTGAAAAATTAAAAGGTCGCGTTGAAAAGGTCGCTGAAGAACTCGGTTCAGAGTTAGTATTACCACTTGACGTTGCTGATGATGCTCAAATTGATGAAGTCATGGCTAAAATTGGACAAAAATGGGATGGTTTGGATATTCTTGTTCATTCTGTTGCATTTGCACCACGTGAAGAACTCGAAGGTCGCATGATTGATGCATCAACTCGTGAAGGCTTTAAAATCGCCCACGATATTTCTGCTTATTCTCTAACCGCTTGCACTAAAGCAGCCCATAAATTGTTGAAAAAGAGCAATGGATCGGTTTTAACTGTCTCTTACTTAGGAGCTGAACGTGCTGTTCCAAACTATAATGTCATGGGAATTGCAAAAGCGTCATTAGAAGCTACGGTTCGTTATTTAGCAGCAGATCTTGGTCAAGATAACATTCGTGTCAACGCTGTATCTGCTGGTCCAATTCGCACATTAGCTGCCGCTGGTATTAAAGACTTCCGTTCAATGCTAGATAAAGCAGCCCAATCAACGCCTCTACGCCGTAATGTAACGATTGAAGAAGTTGGGAATACTTCAGCCTTTTTGTGCTCAGATTTAGCATCAGGTATTACTGGTGAAGTGACTTATGTGGATGGCGGATACAACATCACAGCCTCCAACTAA
- a CDS encoding ABC transporter substrate-binding protein, with translation MKISSFHDDKKILVLISFLFLCALSMLMQYTNVNASWNSPNVTSSDSNKKTLYSSFSASPKHLDPVRSYSSNEWAIISQIYEPPLQYYYFKRPYELQPLTLKSMPKLVFLDKNFQRVSESQKNNGQFDYTRYDFELREDVFYQPHPAFAKNNNGYLYHRLDKKIETLKKQNNPEKVSELESIKKLSEFAKVGSRQLVADDYIYAIKRMAVRQNHSPILDTMKQYIVGLDAFSQSISQQLKSELETSGKSLKEHYFDLGQHGIKGVKKHSDFSFSILIKGHYPQFLYWMSMNFFAPIPWEAMKFYQQPFMNERNLTLDTSPVGTGPFYLAENNPNQRMRLVKNPNFHPEAFPEVPNDFPENLKQNYQEDTGKTLPLIDEVIYSLEKESVPLWNKFLQGYYDASGVSSDSFDQAISVSSNGNLGLTSAMKEKGIQFLNAIQPTIFYFGFNMADPTVGGYSEKQQKLRQAISIAINFEEYISIFLNGRGVAAQSPIPPGIFGHQSLPAGINSQVYHLDGERIKRKSLQEAKQLLADAGYPNGKKSDGTPLQLFYDTAATGPDSQSMLNWYRKQFAKLGIELVIRATDYNRFQDKVRGAKVQMFSWGWNADYPDPENFLFLLYGGNAAINTNGSGINSANYDNPEFNRLFKQIKTMGNSPERLRLIEQMIQIAQKDAPWAWGFYPKSLALYHSWLRNLWPNAMANNTLKYRNVDAQLRSQQQEKWNQPIVWPLWILFAILLISIWPLYSAYRKRQNYRVQSHQEESVITHSDELNRKIKES, from the coding sequence TTGAAAATTTCATCATTTCATGACGATAAGAAAATATTAGTTTTAATTTCTTTTTTGTTTTTGTGCGCTTTGTCTATGCTCATGCAATATACAAATGTGAACGCTAGTTGGAATTCACCCAACGTAACCTCAAGCGACTCTAATAAGAAAACACTTTATAGTAGTTTCAGTGCTTCACCAAAACACCTCGATCCAGTTCGATCCTATAGTTCAAATGAGTGGGCAATTATCAGTCAAATATATGAGCCACCACTTCAATATTATTATTTTAAACGACCTTATGAACTCCAGCCATTAACATTAAAATCCATGCCTAAGCTTGTATTTTTGGATAAAAACTTTCAGCGCGTTTCAGAATCTCAAAAAAACAATGGTCAATTTGACTATACAAGGTACGACTTTGAACTGAGGGAAGATGTGTTTTACCAACCTCATCCTGCGTTTGCTAAAAATAACAATGGTTATCTGTATCACCGTCTTGACAAGAAAATTGAAACGCTCAAAAAGCAAAATAATCCAGAGAAAGTATCCGAACTTGAAAGTATCAAAAAACTTTCCGAGTTTGCAAAAGTTGGTAGTCGCCAGCTTGTTGCAGATGACTATATTTATGCCATAAAACGTATGGCTGTCCGTCAGAATCATTCACCAATTTTAGATACAATGAAACAGTATATTGTTGGTTTAGATGCATTTAGTCAAAGCATATCTCAGCAGTTAAAGTCTGAATTGGAAACTTCTGGTAAGTCTTTGAAAGAGCACTATTTTGATCTTGGTCAACATGGCATAAAAGGCGTTAAAAAACACTCCGACTTTTCATTTTCGATCCTAATAAAAGGGCACTATCCTCAGTTTCTCTACTGGATGAGTATGAACTTTTTTGCTCCCATTCCTTGGGAAGCCATGAAGTTTTATCAACAACCTTTTATGAATGAAAGAAATCTTACATTGGATACTAGTCCGGTTGGAACGGGGCCTTTTTACTTGGCTGAAAACAACCCGAATCAACGGATGCGTTTGGTAAAGAACCCAAATTTTCATCCGGAGGCTTTTCCTGAGGTTCCTAATGATTTTCCCGAAAACCTAAAACAAAATTACCAAGAAGACACTGGTAAAACTTTACCTTTGATAGATGAGGTGATTTATTCTTTGGAGAAAGAATCAGTTCCGCTTTGGAATAAATTCTTGCAAGGTTACTATGATGCCTCTGGTGTCAGCTCTGACAGTTTTGATCAAGCCATTTCCGTTTCGAGTAATGGAAATTTAGGTCTGACATCAGCGATGAAAGAAAAGGGCATTCAGTTTCTCAATGCGATTCAGCCGACTATTTTCTATTTTGGGTTTAATATGGCCGACCCTACTGTTGGCGGTTACTCTGAAAAGCAGCAGAAATTGCGTCAAGCGATTAGCATCGCTATCAACTTTGAAGAGTATATTTCCATATTTTTAAACGGTCGAGGCGTAGCTGCACAAAGCCCGATTCCACCGGGTATTTTTGGACATCAGTCTTTACCGGCCGGTATAAATTCCCAGGTATATCATTTGGACGGTGAGCGAATTAAACGTAAATCCTTGCAAGAGGCTAAACAGCTTTTGGCTGATGCGGGTTATCCAAATGGTAAAAAATCTGATGGCACACCTTTACAGCTTTTTTATGACACTGCGGCTACTGGACCTGATAGTCAGTCGATGTTGAATTGGTACCGAAAGCAATTTGCAAAGTTAGGCATTGAGTTGGTTATTCGTGCGACAGATTACAACCGGTTCCAAGATAAAGTGCGAGGTGCAAAAGTCCAGATGTTTTCTTGGGGGTGGAATGCGGATTATCCAGACCCTGAAAACTTCTTATTTTTACTTTATGGCGGTAATGCGGCCATAAATACTAATGGTTCTGGCATTAATAGCGCCAACTATGATAATCCAGAATTTAATCGTCTTTTTAAACAGATAAAAACCATGGGAAATTCACCTGAACGTTTACGTCTAATCGAACAGATGATTCAAATAGCTCAAAAGGACGCGCCTTGGGCTTGGGGATTCTACCCAAAATCCTTAGCGCTTTATCACTCTTGGCTACGAAACCTTTGGCCAAATGCCATGGCGAACAATACGCTTAAATATCGTAATGTTGATGCCCAATTGCGCAGTCAACAACAAGAAAAATGGAATCAACCAATTGTATGGCCGCTATGGATTTTGTTTGCGATACTACTGATTAGTATTTGGCCTCTTTATAGCGCTTATCGTAAACGCCAAAATTACCGAGTGCAAAGTCACCAAGAAGAAAGCGTCATAACCCACTCCGATGAACTCAACCGAAAAATAAAGGAGTCATAA
- a CDS encoding ABC transporter permease, whose protein sequence is MFAYIIRRLLFAIPILIGVNFITFALFFMVNTPDDMARAQLGAKQTSPEMIQAWKEERGYDKPLFINDQAHGLSIVSETLFVQESLKLFSFDFGQSDAGRQISSDIQERMIPSLAIALPTFLIGLITTIAIALLIVLFRGTALDTVTMMIAVAIMSISGLFYIIAGQVLFSKMLHWVPISGYSDGIDAWRFLILPVLIGVFAGLGSGVRWYRSIFLEEMNKDYVRTARAKGVSEIKVLFTHVLRNGFLPILTGVVVVIPTLFMGSLIMESFFGIPGLGSYTIDAINAQDFSIVKAMVFLGSVLYIIGLILTDISYTLFDPRVKLS, encoded by the coding sequence ATGTTTGCTTATATTATTCGTCGACTTCTGTTTGCAATACCGATTCTAATAGGGGTCAATTTCATAACGTTTGCGCTCTTTTTTATGGTAAATACGCCGGACGATATGGCTCGTGCTCAATTGGGAGCAAAGCAGACATCGCCTGAAATGATTCAAGCTTGGAAAGAAGAAAGAGGGTACGATAAACCTTTATTTATCAATGACCAAGCACATGGTCTTTCTATTGTCTCTGAGACGTTATTTGTTCAAGAATCCTTAAAACTGTTCTCATTCGATTTTGGACAATCCGATGCCGGCCGGCAGATTTCTAGTGATATTCAAGAACGAATGATTCCCAGCTTGGCGATTGCTTTACCGACTTTCTTGATCGGTTTAATCACAACCATTGCGATTGCACTGTTAATTGTCCTGTTTCGAGGCACGGCTTTGGATACTGTGACCATGATGATTGCCGTCGCTATTATGTCCATATCTGGACTGTTTTACATCATTGCCGGTCAAGTATTATTTAGTAAAATGCTGCATTGGGTTCCGATTTCTGGCTATAGTGATGGGATAGATGCATGGCGTTTTTTGATTTTACCGGTTCTGATAGGTGTGTTTGCTGGGCTGGGTAGTGGTGTCCGATGGTATCGCAGTATATTTCTTGAAGAAATGAACAAAGATTACGTAAGAACAGCAAGAGCTAAAGGTGTAAGTGAAATAAAGGTTTTATTTACGCATGTGTTACGTAATGGATTTCTACCGATTTTGACGGGGGTGGTCGTTGTTATTCCGACATTGTTTATGGGGAGCTTGATTATGGAATCCTTTTTTGGCATTCCAGGACTGGGCAGTTACACCATTGATGCCATTAATGCTCAGGATTTTTCTATTGTGAAGGCTATGGTCTTTTTAGGTTCTGTGCTTTATATCATCGGCTTGATTCTCACCGACATTTCTTACACCTTGTTTGATCCTAGAGTAAAACTATCATGA
- a CDS encoding ABC transporter permease codes for MIGSLIDFLDSSYSLEWVMLWTDVMVWGILIALLLGIRSIRRSLQSRRQWLQVFESPIAMASGLILCVYFAIALVDSVHFKIVSPQTETQTLEQFEGDDRFNLSPALEGRVFSVLDTIFVHLLERNERTYSAPFALTEYSSSVQYLANGDVEQVYLPLKYAGQHLLDINRNQLNVNTESISMGWDITEKTSSVMITSVLVVVVILLFQLYWRMHSLIFRAKPEMVGEPIHLPWKTFYITLFIIIFTLIWLYEMSQYYYVLGTDKVGQDVLYQSIKSIRTGVMIGLLTTLVMLPLALFLGISAGYFKGWIDDVIQYLYTTLNSIPGVLLIAAAVLVMQSILAQNQDWFGSTEERADLRLLFLILILGITSWTGLCRLLRAETLKLSQLEYVQSARAFGLSGFKIITKHIMPNLMHLVLIALVLDFSGLVLAEAVLSYVGVGVDPTTPSWGNMINQARLEMAREPMVWWSLLSAFTFMFILVLAANLFSDRVQRVLDPRGKN; via the coding sequence ATGATCGGTTCTTTGATTGATTTTTTGGACTCCTCCTATTCACTTGAATGGGTCATGCTTTGGACCGATGTCATGGTTTGGGGGATTTTGATTGCTTTATTACTTGGGATTCGATCCATTCGCCGGTCGTTACAGTCTCGTCGTCAATGGCTACAGGTCTTTGAATCGCCGATTGCCATGGCATCCGGTCTCATTCTATGTGTCTATTTCGCAATCGCTTTGGTCGACTCGGTGCATTTCAAAATCGTGTCACCTCAAACAGAAACTCAAACCCTTGAGCAGTTCGAAGGCGACGACAGATTCAACTTATCGCCCGCTTTAGAAGGGCGGGTATTTAGTGTTCTAGATACGATTTTTGTCCATCTTTTGGAGCGCAATGAGCGAACCTATTCTGCCCCCTTTGCTTTGACAGAATATTCCTCGAGTGTTCAGTATTTGGCCAATGGTGACGTTGAACAAGTCTATCTGCCCCTAAAGTATGCAGGTCAGCATCTTTTGGATATCAATAGAAACCAACTAAACGTCAACACTGAATCTATCTCGATGGGTTGGGATATCACAGAAAAAACCAGTAGCGTTATGATTACCAGTGTTCTGGTTGTGGTTGTCATTCTCCTTTTTCAGCTCTATTGGCGCATGCATAGTCTAATCTTTCGTGCAAAGCCAGAAATGGTTGGGGAGCCGATTCATCTTCCTTGGAAAACCTTCTACATTACTTTATTCATCATTATATTTACGCTTATATGGCTTTATGAGATGAGTCAATACTATTATGTATTGGGAACAGATAAAGTTGGTCAAGATGTTTTGTATCAATCGATCAAGAGTATTCGAACAGGGGTGATGATTGGCCTATTAACGACATTGGTGATGTTACCTCTCGCGCTCTTTTTGGGAATAAGCGCAGGGTATTTCAAAGGGTGGATTGATGATGTCATCCAGTACCTTTATACCACCTTAAATTCCATTCCAGGCGTATTACTAATTGCTGCTGCGGTATTGGTGATGCAGTCCATCTTAGCGCAAAATCAGGATTGGTTCGGGTCGACAGAAGAACGAGCTGATTTAAGATTATTATTTTTGATTCTGATTTTAGGAATCACCTCATGGACAGGGTTGTGCCGTCTGCTTCGAGCTGAAACCTTGAAACTATCACAACTTGAATACGTGCAATCTGCAAGAGCCTTTGGCCTAAGCGGTTTTAAAATCATTACTAAACATATTATGCCTAACTTAATGCACCTCGTGTTAATCGCCCTAGTGCTTGATTTCAGTGGCTTAGTGCTAGCTGAAGCGGTTTTGTCCTACGTTGGAGTTGGGGTTGATCCCACGACACCAAGTTGGGGGAATATGATTAACCAAGCGCGTTTAGAGATGGCACGAGAGCCGATGGTTTGGTGGTCTTTACTATCGGCGTTCACCTTTATGTTTATTCTGGTGTTAGCCGCCAACCTTTTTTCAGACAGAGTTCAGCGCGTACTCGATCCGCGTGGAAAAAACTAA
- a CDS encoding ABC transporter ATP-binding protein, which produces MQEVLPEPVLKVQNLSVQVANDLLINRISFSIQKGEIFALVGESGSGKSLTSLAIMRLLPEALDIVDGDIFLQKDSLFSMTESQMQKVRGRRIAMIFQEPMTSLNPVMKVGIQVQEVISRHLKLSGRAARQKVVELFEEVGIPDAAERFHWYPHQLSGGQKQRVMIAMALACEPDVLIADEPTTALDVTIQAQVLKLLRKIRDERQLSILFITHDMGVVHEMADTIAVMKSGKIIEQASKEMFFANPQQDYTQQLLSDAIPKPISIAPTTSNLENNEEDSITLHRPVTSESSVVTLSDDLLRLDDIKIHFPIKKGVFQRTVGHVKAVDGVSLKIPKGKTLALVGESGSGKSTLGMGILKLVKMTSGKVFYQAHNNSEQELTHLSERQMRPLRRKIQVIFQDPFSALNPRMTIGEIIREGMVSLKVGSQDKNEQRTRVEELLVQVGLEKSHIHRYPHEFSGGQRQRIGIARALAVEPELIICDEPTSALDVSVRAQVLGLLKELQEKYHLSYLFITHDLSIIPSIAHEVAVMQKGKIVEQGPVEEVMRHPEHAYTQSLLASAPELVRNALNISVA; this is translated from the coding sequence ATGCAGGAAGTTCTCCCAGAACCGGTATTAAAAGTTCAGAATCTATCTGTTCAAGTCGCCAATGATCTGCTGATTAATCGCATCAGTTTCTCCATTCAAAAAGGGGAAATCTTTGCATTGGTCGGCGAGTCTGGAAGCGGAAAATCCTTAACCTCTTTAGCGATTATGCGCTTACTACCTGAAGCGCTAGATATCGTCGATGGCGATATTTTTCTTCAAAAAGACTCTCTGTTTTCAATGACCGAGTCACAAATGCAAAAAGTCCGTGGCAGACGAATTGCCATGATTTTCCAAGAACCGATGACCTCGTTAAACCCTGTTATGAAAGTTGGCATTCAAGTGCAAGAAGTCATTAGCCGACATCTGAAGCTTTCAGGTAGAGCAGCTCGCCAAAAGGTGGTGGAACTTTTCGAGGAAGTCGGAATTCCGGATGCTGCCGAACGTTTTCATTGGTACCCTCATCAATTGTCAGGCGGGCAGAAACAGCGCGTTATGATCGCTATGGCACTGGCGTGTGAACCGGATGTTTTAATCGCCGATGAGCCGACTACCGCTCTGGATGTAACGATTCAGGCCCAAGTCTTAAAATTGTTAAGAAAAATTCGTGATGAGCGTCAGTTGTCCATTTTGTTTATTACACACGATATGGGCGTGGTCCATGAAATGGCCGATACAATTGCGGTCATGAAGAGCGGAAAGATTATTGAGCAAGCGTCTAAGGAAATGTTTTTTGCAAATCCACAGCAAGACTATACGCAACAATTACTGTCAGATGCGATTCCAAAACCTATTTCAATCGCACCCACGACTTCCAATCTGGAAAATAATGAAGAAGATTCCATCACTTTACACCGGCCGGTAACTTCTGAAAGTTCGGTTGTCACGCTATCCGATGACTTATTGCGTTTGGATGATATTAAAATTCATTTTCCCATTAAGAAAGGGGTTTTTCAGCGCACGGTCGGTCACGTCAAGGCGGTGGATGGCGTGAGTTTAAAAATTCCTAAAGGAAAAACCCTTGCTTTAGTCGGGGAGTCTGGAAGTGGAAAAAGTACACTTGGTATGGGAATTTTAAAACTGGTCAAAATGACCTCCGGAAAAGTCTTTTATCAAGCTCATAACAACTCTGAACAGGAGTTAACGCACCTAAGTGAAAGACAGATGCGGCCGCTACGCAGAAAAATCCAAGTTATCTTTCAAGACCCATTTTCCGCCTTAAATCCTAGAATGACGATTGGTGAAATCATCCGTGAGGGAATGGTCAGTTTAAAGGTCGGTTCTCAAGACAAAAACGAGCAACGCACTCGTGTTGAAGAGTTGCTTGTTCAAGTTGGGTTAGAAAAATCGCATATCCATCGTTATCCACATGAGTTTTCCGGTGGTCAACGTCAGCGGATCGGAATTGCGCGAGCTTTAGCAGTAGAGCCGGAGTTAATTATTTGTGATGAGCCGACCAGCGCCTTAGATGTATCGGTAAGAGCGCAAGTGCTTGGATTGTTGAAAGAGTTACAGGAAAAATATCACCTGTCCTATCTGTTTATTACGCACGATCTTTCCATTATTCCAAGCATCGCACATGAAGTGGCGGTTATGCAAAAAGGCAAGATTGTCGAGCAGGGTCCAGTTGAAGAGGTCATGCGTCACCCAGAGCACGCATACACTCAATCTTTGCTCGCCTCTGCACCAGAATTAGTTCGAAATGCGTTGAATATATCTGTCGCCTAA